In Acidimicrobiia bacterium, one genomic interval encodes:
- a CDS encoding PIN domain-containing protein, with translation MKFADTSWWVAWSLPGDGGHSDALAMLAHLGSAEQVLTTNLVVGETWTFLRRKDGHRTALAFLDRIGALQQQSKLAVHRVTIDQENNAWAWLRKHDERSYSFVDATSFQVMRNRRLREALAFDQDFAAAGFLELRP, from the coding sequence GTGAAGTTCGCCGACACCAGCTGGTGGGTGGCGTGGTCCCTCCCCGGGGATGGAGGGCACTCCGATGCGTTGGCGATGCTCGCCCATCTTGGATCTGCCGAACAGGTACTAACCACCAATCTGGTCGTAGGAGAAACCTGGACGTTTCTCCGCCGCAAGGACGGTCACCGAACTGCCCTAGCCTTCCTCGACCGGATCGGCGCACTCCAACAGCAATCCAAACTCGCCGTCCACCGGGTCACCATCGACCAAGAGAACAACGCGTGGGCCTGGCTGCGGAAGCACGACGAGAGGAGCTACTCGTTCGTCGATGCAACAAGCTTTCAGGTGATGCGCAACCGCCGCCTCCGCGAAGCACTGGCGTTCGATCAGGACTTCGCAGCGGCAGGCTTCCTCGAACTACGCCCGTAA
- a CDS encoding ribbon-helix-helix domain-containing protein, translating into MKTITITIPDELDAEAAAEAKRRGISKSELIRRGLATLLPNQDTRSADDPWHQLAGFAGEEFTTEPGEIDRVVYDS; encoded by the coding sequence ATGAAGACGATTACGATCACCATCCCCGACGAACTCGACGCCGAAGCAGCAGCCGAAGCGAAACGCCGGGGCATCTCCAAGTCCGAGCTGATCCGCCGCGGCCTGGCCACTCTCCTCCCCAACCAGGACACCCGGTCGGCTGACGATCCGTGGCACCAGCTCGCCGGCTTCGCAGGCGAAGAATTCACGACCGAACCGGGCGAGATCGACCGGGTGGTCTACGACTCGTGA
- a CDS encoding 4'-phosphopantetheinyl transferase superfamily protein, translating to MTSSGTPGLTGWDSPFPRGVGFAQVDLGHLNMDAVAHDPIASRELSALGEGPTEARRLEFAAGRAAARQALRGLGVEETPVLIGGRREPIWPTGAIGTITHSDGTALAAVAWQKHWSGLGLDIESLDRFFPDLITMITSASERVGLEPLLNSAPERTAVAVFAAKEALYKALFPRVGRLFGFDAAYVRPGAHPNQVTLQLLDDLAADVRAGTVYSVQTIWRQRLVLASLAIEAV from the coding sequence ATGACTTCATCAGGAACACCAGGCCTCACCGGCTGGGACTCGCCGTTTCCCCGTGGAGTCGGATTCGCCCAGGTGGACTTGGGTCACTTGAACATGGATGCCGTCGCCCACGACCCGATTGCCTCTCGTGAACTGAGCGCTCTCGGCGAGGGACCAACCGAGGCGAGACGCTTGGAGTTTGCAGCCGGGCGTGCGGCCGCCCGGCAAGCGCTGCGTGGTCTCGGTGTGGAAGAGACGCCTGTGCTGATCGGTGGTCGTCGGGAACCGATCTGGCCGACCGGAGCGATAGGGACGATCACGCACTCAGACGGGACGGCTCTGGCGGCTGTGGCCTGGCAGAAGCACTGGTCGGGGCTTGGCCTGGACATCGAGAGTCTCGATCGCTTCTTTCCCGACCTCATCACGATGATCACCTCGGCATCGGAACGGGTCGGGTTGGAACCGCTGTTGAACAGCGCTCCCGAGCGCACGGCAGTAGCGGTCTTCGCTGCCAAAGAGGCCCTCTACAAGGCATTGTTCCCACGGGTTGGGAGGCTTTTCGGTTTCGACGCTGCATACGTTCGACCCGGTGCACATCCGAATCAGGTGACCCTCCAACTGCTCGACGATCTCGCAGCCGACGTTCGGGCAGGAACGGTTTACTCGGTCCAGACAATATGGCGCCAGCGCCTGGTGCTGGCTTCGCTGGCTATCGAGGCAGTGTGA
- a CDS encoding ABC transporter ATP-binding protein — protein sequence MSWPVFKRYIGLYRSSRGRLLGGVLLSILNALTLIPIPILVRIAIDEAIPARDIDRLLTIGAMILGLTLLGAALSLGGGYVTASVVRDAIKRLRQDAVEKLFLVSRRFVTSQEPSVLHDQIVQESERIDRGTKAVFDTYLPGFVIVVGIGAVLIEMNPVLAAITLGFGPAIMLTGRLLGRILRQRVRHQHRMFEHFSREVLRILRTMDLIRTHGAEEMEMDRIALRAGELEEAGVQQSLWNKAYSLSQTTLLALAGASVLIVGGIFVAQGSLTLGDLISFYAGFALMRGPLGGIALRVPAVIEGLTSLSHLDALLTEGDARPYQGSTEIQFAGHLRVVDVTFGYGEEPVLEGVSLELQPGSVIAITGPNGSGKSTLVSLILGFYRPDRGQLLADSIPYPDLDMISLRRRMGVVPQQTVLLHGSVVDNITYGRIGLNRDDIDRALKVADASFVESLPDGLDTDIGDEGVFLSGGQRQRLAIARAVIHRPSILILDEPTNHLDRDALHAVISNIATLQPRPAVLLITHDPAVLGGVDEVIELKGGRIVSS from the coding sequence ATGAGTTGGCCAGTTTTCAAGCGCTACATCGGCCTCTATCGCTCCTCACGAGGTCGACTTCTCGGAGGCGTTCTCCTCTCGATCTTGAACGCGCTCACCCTGATTCCGATACCCATACTCGTCAGGATCGCGATCGACGAGGCGATACCAGCTCGCGATATAGATCGGCTATTGACGATCGGCGCCATGATCCTCGGTTTGACACTCCTCGGCGCGGCGCTCTCATTAGGGGGCGGATATGTCACGGCTTCAGTGGTCCGCGACGCTATCAAGCGTCTTCGGCAGGATGCCGTCGAGAAACTGTTCCTCGTGAGTCGGAGGTTCGTCACATCACAGGAACCGTCCGTTCTCCATGATCAGATCGTCCAGGAATCCGAGCGCATCGATCGCGGTACCAAGGCCGTTTTTGATACCTATCTTCCCGGGTTCGTGATCGTTGTGGGAATCGGCGCAGTCCTGATCGAGATGAATCCAGTTCTGGCGGCCATCACGCTTGGCTTCGGCCCGGCCATCATGCTTACGGGTCGACTGTTGGGGCGGATCCTACGACAACGTGTCCGGCATCAGCACCGGATGTTCGAACACTTCAGTCGTGAAGTTCTACGAATTCTCAGGACCATGGACTTGATCCGAACCCACGGAGCCGAAGAGATGGAGATGGATCGGATCGCGCTGCGGGCGGGCGAATTGGAGGAAGCGGGTGTACAGCAATCCTTGTGGAACAAGGCGTATTCGCTTTCGCAGACCACTTTGCTGGCTCTCGCGGGAGCTAGCGTCCTCATCGTCGGCGGAATTTTCGTGGCTCAGGGCAGCTTGACGCTGGGGGATCTCATTTCGTTCTATGCCGGGTTCGCACTGATGCGAGGCCCGCTTGGAGGAATAGCGCTGAGAGTCCCCGCCGTCATTGAAGGCTTAACGTCTCTCTCGCATCTCGACGCATTACTCACAGAAGGGGATGCTCGACCGTATCAAGGCTCGACCGAGATCCAATTCGCGGGTCACCTTCGAGTGGTGGATGTCACGTTCGGATACGGAGAGGAACCCGTGCTCGAAGGCGTGTCACTCGAACTGCAGCCAGGGAGCGTCATCGCCATCACGGGGCCGAACGGCTCGGGGAAGTCGACGCTCGTGAGTCTCATACTCGGGTTCTATCGCCCTGATCGAGGCCAGCTCTTGGCGGACTCAATCCCCTATCCCGATCTTGACATGATCTCGCTTCGCAGGAGGATGGGTGTGGTCCCGCAGCAGACGGTGCTCCTGCACGGGTCGGTGGTCGACAACATCACTTATGGTCGTATCGGACTGAATCGGGACGATATCGACCGGGCGCTCAAGGTCGCGGACGCCTCATTCGTTGAGAGCTTGCCGGACGGACTAGACACGGACATCGGTGATGAAGGTGTCTTTCTCTCGGGTGGTCAGCGTCAACGACTCGCAATCGCGAGAGCCGTCATCCACAGGCCAAGCATCCTGATCCTCGATGAGCCGACGAACCACCTCGACCGTGACGCTCTCCATGCCGTCATCAGTAACATCGCCACGCTTCAACCACGCCCTGCGGTGCTACTCATAACCCACGATCCGGCCGTGCTCGGCGGGGTTGACGAAGTCATCGAACTCAAGGGCGGCCGCATCGTATCGAGCTGA
- a CDS encoding amino acid adenylation domain-containing protein: protein MGSRLRSRGQAQNGNVLSPIETFVERAHQHPDQVAIEASGRAMTNRQLLDWAGHLADSLAKHGVSPNTRVAIVGPRGPAAIAAMLATLSHGGVVVPLDWSTPTERRRLMIKDSEATLLVQIGEGPAIEADGISLIRIPAWPEEEFEKNSLDVIARSAVDPAYIFFTSGSTGKPKGILGSWGGFNQFMQWMAETFEIAEADRVALSRNLGFDAVMREIFVPLVSGARIVVAPDPMDPDDAIAWIRRQRITITNVTPSHAELWLEGVEASASSLRWVFFSGEIVTPRLVMDWRARVKPSGALVNFYGPTETTFIRTFHVIGDVVPGQPIPVGTPLPGTDILILDEHGQEAENGEIVIRTDFGTLGYVNVDDDQSFVSNPLTDDPDDIVYRTGDVGSRRDDGTLVVSGRTDLQIKILGVRVEPEEIEATLEEHPGVKRAAVVPVHHGGRITRLDAAIVTESETPTTTSLREHLRSKVPRVAIPARYVVVDAMPINANGKIDRAEIAEIVDKSAALATDRSTDTQDRVAALSPAKQALLERRFSQRSPNQGLTPGDTDGRIARLSPAKRALLEARTGVPPAVTPRVKQAPLSSAQERLWVLDRMYPGSANYTITKVHRLRGRLDIEILRRACEVVAARHEILRTRYVANDGDPIQIVDDPGPVQLAVIDLSDWDGDRQGEAERITQEAASYSFDLAGEPVWRTTILRMSPDEHILISAVHHIASDGWSLPILFGELSSAYNALREGSEPDLDSMPIQYADYAIAQRQALDDGTYDRDLAFWQSQLVGAPDAIDLNPDRPRPDIMTFTGRNHRFVLTQTDRNQFLALAREESATAFMVGLALFISNLHERSGSDDVVVGIPSADRASGDTQSLIGFLVNTLAIRHTLQPGSSFREVLRSVRSSLLAAYDHREVPFEQVVRAVAPARHADRTPLFQVFFQFGVSAFAADPAFVGVEAASIERVSEASKFDFTMYLGNDETSLNGNLVYNTDLFDESTIVGLLDEFDRLADRLVSNPDAPIQTRPREVEGPTNLATEAPQPAPGSDVVDPALLARMCDIWGEVIGIDVGPDDNFFELGGHSLTAIRAFSRVDAEWDVGLPISTIFEAPTPRAFVRELERYRSAEPAAEHESRTNQNERSPLSFAQRRLWFLHRLTPEAGNYHTPWRVRLYGELSLRAVQHAMDTIVARHPVFRTRIREENGVPFQIVDSPRPHAIELVEVDTSLDLSAALRHEALAPFDLANDHPIRTKLFRIADDDHILSIVAHHIATDADSMQIIRGDLETLYTAWVEGRSADLPDIATTYADFARRQEQQLTAADPDLKWWLKTLDGSTSNLDLPTDRIRPPQSDGEAGVVRLEIDAEVSGEVERVARDEGMTPFMAYLAIYALLIHRFTRQDDFVIGIPSTERNNLELENVVGFFVNPLPIRVRIRPELTIRDLLNRIRSAMLEALAHRHVPFDAVVEHLDAPRDTSRTPIFQTMFDMRSGQSSALSLPHLSNVPLGVDLGSHPAKYDLRTHVTKRDDGVRFLMEFRNDLFDKETVLAMAEHYTELLRATGEDTDRRIDTLQLEPARPVSEPRSIAKARLIDLADRVFDRAPSSAAIVDGRKPHSFGELAAASHQIASALEAAGIEPGDAVGVQMARGSSIVAAIVGILRAGAVYVPLDLAYPQARIDTIAQDARLKAILSQGNGINDPRIEVRAVQREADPGTSDRIAYIMYTSGSTGSPKGVEIEEQSIVNLVSDPNYVDLSSDSVIGFASNTGFDAATFEIWGALLNGAALHVIDSATLLSPDSLVREIRASGITVMFLTTALFNAVIRHAPDAFESLDTLMFGGEAADSDAVRSCLESGPPRRLVNVYGPTETTTFATWKLVTNVPSRARTVPIGTPISGATATVVDANMNPLPAGAPGELVVGGLGVAAGYRKNPQLTNERFVTLGGQRVYRTGDLVRRRPDGDIEYLGRIDRQVKLRGFRVEPGEIEAHLRSHPAIEQAHVAVRSTGADSRLVAYVVGKITSQTAIDHLGPLLPGFMIPSAVVIVDALPLTANGKVDEAALPSPTVPQRSFQPPQGAAQIGMARLWEQTLEVQDIGADSNFFDLGGHSLLAIRLTAAIEKQYGRRLPLSVLFEAPTLAAFTERISAQGPRPGGPVITIKHGTEGSPIVCMPPAGGNVMTYELMARSLKTGRPILGIEAVGLDGRSSPLKTIDALAVHCHTAMKSEGSTGPHVLVGYSLGGLIAFEVARRLRSEGEPVDLVVLIDARFRPGGARRASSVSKRMSGLLHGTLDRRRIGKQLALHARRLGGRLRHGPKTVMARVTGRPLSPRLVERLMFRAATRAASTYKPGPYDGRVLFIQAGDNTDPSKVAALTPWREVTGSNLEVVGVPGTHRGEQSLMRAPHAQMVAKHIQAALRAEPAQTAELR from the coding sequence ATGGGCAGCAGACTCCGCTCTCGCGGCCAAGCGCAGAATGGAAACGTTCTCTCCCCCATCGAAACGTTCGTTGAACGCGCCCATCAACACCCGGACCAGGTTGCGATCGAAGCTTCCGGGCGGGCCATGACCAACCGACAACTTCTCGATTGGGCGGGACACCTCGCCGATTCCCTGGCCAAGCATGGAGTGTCTCCCAATACCCGGGTAGCGATCGTCGGTCCTCGCGGCCCCGCCGCAATAGCTGCCATGCTCGCGACGCTGTCTCACGGCGGAGTCGTTGTCCCGCTCGACTGGTCCACCCCTACCGAACGACGGCGACTCATGATCAAGGACTCCGAGGCGACCTTGCTCGTCCAGATCGGCGAAGGACCCGCCATCGAAGCCGACGGGATTTCGCTGATTCGAATTCCCGCCTGGCCGGAAGAGGAGTTCGAGAAAAACTCACTCGATGTCATCGCCCGCTCCGCAGTTGATCCGGCGTACATCTTCTTCACCTCAGGATCGACCGGAAAACCGAAGGGCATCCTCGGCTCTTGGGGAGGCTTCAACCAGTTCATGCAGTGGATGGCGGAGACGTTCGAGATTGCCGAAGCCGATCGTGTAGCCCTGAGCCGCAATCTCGGATTCGATGCCGTAATGCGAGAGATCTTCGTGCCGCTGGTCAGTGGAGCGCGAATCGTGGTTGCCCCCGATCCCATGGACCCAGACGATGCCATAGCCTGGATCCGACGGCAGCGGATAACCATCACGAATGTCACTCCTTCCCATGCTGAGCTGTGGCTAGAGGGTGTGGAAGCATCCGCGTCGAGCCTTCGATGGGTCTTCTTCTCGGGCGAAATCGTGACCCCCCGCCTGGTAATGGACTGGCGAGCCCGCGTGAAGCCCTCCGGCGCGCTCGTGAACTTCTACGGCCCAACCGAAACCACGTTCATTCGCACCTTCCATGTAATAGGCGACGTTGTGCCCGGCCAACCCATTCCCGTCGGAACTCCCCTTCCGGGAACCGACATCCTCATCCTCGACGAGCACGGCCAGGAGGCTGAGAACGGTGAGATCGTCATCCGGACCGACTTCGGCACTCTCGGATACGTGAACGTCGACGACGACCAGAGCTTCGTCTCCAATCCGCTGACGGACGATCCCGACGACATCGTCTATCGAACCGGGGACGTCGGCTCGAGACGGGACGATGGGACTCTCGTCGTGTCGGGAAGGACCGATCTTCAGATCAAGATCCTCGGCGTAAGAGTCGAGCCGGAGGAGATCGAGGCGACCCTGGAAGAACACCCGGGCGTCAAGCGCGCCGCAGTAGTCCCGGTCCATCATGGCGGTCGGATCACCCGTCTCGATGCCGCAATAGTCACAGAATCCGAGACACCGACGACCACGTCTCTGCGGGAGCATCTCCGCTCGAAGGTCCCCCGGGTGGCGATCCCAGCACGATATGTTGTGGTCGACGCGATGCCGATCAATGCGAACGGCAAAATCGACCGGGCGGAGATCGCGGAGATCGTCGACAAGTCCGCTGCATTGGCCACCGATCGCAGCACCGATACCCAAGATCGGGTAGCTGCGCTTTCACCGGCCAAGCAAGCCTTATTGGAACGGCGCTTCTCTCAGCGGTCGCCGAACCAGGGGCTCACACCAGGGGACACCGACGGTCGGATCGCCCGGTTGTCACCCGCCAAACGCGCCCTGCTCGAGGCCAGGACTGGTGTGCCGCCAGCGGTCACTCCTCGCGTCAAGCAAGCCCCTCTATCTTCGGCACAGGAGCGGCTCTGGGTTCTGGACCGCATGTACCCGGGGAGTGCCAACTACACCATCACGAAGGTTCACCGTCTCCGCGGTCGGCTCGACATCGAGATACTCCGGCGGGCCTGCGAAGTCGTGGCGGCCCGCCACGAGATCCTCCGCACTCGCTACGTGGCAAACGATGGGGACCCTATCCAGATCGTGGACGATCCTGGCCCGGTTCAGTTGGCGGTGATCGATCTCAGCGATTGGGACGGAGATAGACAAGGCGAGGCCGAACGAATCACCCAGGAGGCTGCGTCGTACTCGTTCGATCTGGCCGGCGAACCGGTTTGGCGGACCACGATCCTGCGGATGTCGCCGGATGAACACATTCTGATCAGCGCTGTGCACCATATCGCCAGCGATGGGTGGTCGTTGCCGATCTTGTTCGGCGAACTCTCCTCGGCGTACAACGCACTCCGTGAGGGATCCGAACCAGATCTCGACTCGATGCCAATCCAATACGCCGACTACGCGATAGCGCAGCGCCAGGCGTTGGACGACGGAACCTACGATCGGGACCTGGCGTTCTGGCAGAGTCAACTGGTTGGTGCTCCGGACGCCATCGACCTCAACCCGGACCGGCCGCGGCCCGACATCATGACATTCACCGGGCGCAATCACAGGTTCGTACTCACCCAGACCGACAGGAACCAATTCCTGGCTCTGGCCCGGGAGGAGTCCGCGACGGCATTCATGGTCGGGCTTGCCCTGTTCATCTCGAACCTTCACGAGCGCTCAGGAAGCGATGATGTCGTCGTTGGCATCCCAAGCGCCGATCGGGCCTCCGGCGACACCCAGAGCCTGATCGGATTCTTGGTCAACACGCTGGCCATCCGGCACACGCTTCAGCCGGGATCAAGCTTTCGCGAAGTCCTCCGATCCGTGCGATCCTCGCTGCTGGCCGCCTACGATCACCGCGAGGTGCCATTCGAGCAAGTGGTCCGCGCCGTTGCACCGGCCCGTCATGCCGATCGAACGCCGCTGTTCCAGGTCTTCTTTCAGTTCGGCGTCTCGGCATTCGCCGCCGATCCGGCCTTCGTCGGAGTCGAAGCCGCATCCATCGAGAGGGTCTCCGAGGCTTCGAAGTTCGACTTCACGATGTACCTGGGAAACGACGAGACATCGCTAAACGGGAACTTGGTTTACAACACCGACCTCTTTGACGAGTCGACCATCGTCGGACTCCTCGATGAATTCGATCGACTCGCCGACCGCCTGGTGTCGAATCCCGATGCGCCGATCCAGACCCGACCTCGTGAGGTCGAAGGACCGACAAACCTGGCGACGGAGGCACCTCAGCCGGCACCGGGTTCCGACGTGGTCGATCCGGCCCTACTCGCCCGCATGTGCGACATATGGGGCGAGGTGATCGGTATCGACGTCGGCCCCGATGACAACTTCTTCGAATTAGGCGGCCATTCGTTGACCGCGATCAGGGCGTTCTCGCGAGTCGATGCCGAATGGGATGTGGGGTTGCCCATCAGCACCATCTTCGAAGCGCCAACCCCACGAGCGTTCGTGCGCGAGCTCGAGCGCTATCGAAGCGCCGAGCCGGCAGCCGAACACGAGTCGCGTACCAACCAGAATGAACGATCTCCCCTGTCGTTCGCTCAACGCCGGTTGTGGTTCCTCCACCGGTTGACACCCGAAGCCGGCAACTACCACACCCCCTGGCGAGTGCGCCTGTACGGGGAGCTTTCACTTCGGGCCGTGCAGCATGCAATGGATACCATCGTTGCGCGGCATCCCGTGTTTAGAACGAGAATACGCGAAGAGAATGGTGTCCCATTCCAGATCGTCGATAGCCCACGGCCGCACGCCATCGAGCTCGTCGAGGTCGATACCTCCCTGGACCTCTCCGCCGCGCTTCGTCACGAGGCGCTGGCACCGTTCGACCTGGCGAATGACCACCCGATTCGCACCAAACTCTTCCGGATTGCTGATGACGACCACATTCTTTCGATCGTGGCGCACCACATCGCCACGGACGCAGATTCGATGCAGATCATTCGAGGCGATTTGGAGACGCTCTACACGGCGTGGGTCGAAGGTCGCTCTGCCGATCTCCCGGACATAGCAACGACCTACGCGGATTTTGCGCGGCGCCAGGAACAGCAACTAACGGCCGCCGACCCCGATTTGAAGTGGTGGCTGAAGACGCTCGATGGTTCCACGTCGAATCTGGACCTGCCCACCGACCGGATCCGTCCACCGCAGAGTGATGGAGAGGCCGGAGTGGTTCGATTGGAAATCGATGCGGAGGTCTCCGGAGAGGTCGAGCGTGTGGCCCGCGACGAGGGAATGACGCCGTTCATGGCCTACCTGGCCATCTATGCACTGCTCATTCACAGATTCACCCGACAGGACGACTTCGTCATCGGGATCCCGAGTACCGAACGCAACAACCTCGAGTTGGAGAACGTTGTCGGCTTTTTCGTCAACCCACTCCCGATCCGGGTGCGAATCCGGCCAGAGTTGACCATCCGGGACCTGCTCAATCGTATCCGCTCGGCGATGCTCGAAGCTCTGGCGCATCGACACGTCCCCTTCGATGCGGTGGTGGAGCACCTCGACGCACCAAGAGACACGTCCCGGACGCCCATCTTTCAGACGATGTTCGACATGAGATCTGGGCAATCGTCGGCGTTGTCGTTGCCGCACCTCTCCAACGTTCCACTCGGCGTCGACCTCGGCTCCCATCCGGCGAAGTACGACCTTCGCACCCATGTCACGAAGAGGGACGATGGTGTTCGCTTCCTCATGGAGTTCAGAAACGATCTCTTCGACAAGGAAACGGTGCTTGCCATGGCCGAGCACTACACAGAACTGCTTCGAGCCACAGGGGAGGACACCGACCGACGGATCGACACCCTTCAGCTCGAACCTGCTCGTCCAGTTTCCGAGCCTAGATCTATCGCCAAAGCACGACTCATCGACCTCGCAGACCGGGTGTTCGACCGCGCCCCGTCGTCGGCAGCCATAGTGGATGGCAGGAAGCCCCATTCGTTCGGCGAACTCGCGGCGGCGTCGCATCAGATCGCTAGCGCTTTGGAAGCTGCAGGCATCGAACCCGGCGACGCGGTAGGCGTACAGATGGCGCGCGGATCAAGCATCGTTGCGGCGATCGTTGGGATCTTGCGCGCTGGAGCGGTCTACGTTCCTCTCGACCTCGCCTATCCACAGGCGAGAATCGACACGATCGCTCAGGACGCCCGGTTGAAGGCGATTCTGTCCCAAGGCAACGGCATCAACGATCCACGAATCGAGGTCAGAGCAGTTCAGCGAGAGGCCGACCCGGGAACATCTGACCGGATCGCCTACATCATGTATACCTCGGGTTCCACCGGGTCACCGAAGGGCGTCGAGATCGAAGAACAATCGATCGTCAATCTCGTCAGCGACCCGAATTATGTCGACCTATCCAGCGATTCGGTCATCGGATTCGCCTCCAACACAGGGTTTGATGCAGCCACGTTCGAGATATGGGGGGCTCTTCTCAACGGCGCGGCGCTCCACGTCATAGACAGTGCCACCCTGCTCTCCCCGGATTCACTTGTAAGAGAAATCCGCGCAAGCGGTATCACGGTTATGTTCCTGACGACCGCTCTGTTCAACGCCGTAATACGCCATGCGCCGGACGCGTTCGAATCGCTAGACACGCTCATGTTCGGCGGCGAGGCCGCGGACTCGGATGCCGTGCGCTCGTGTCTCGAATCCGGGCCACCGCGGAGGCTGGTAAATGTCTACGGGCCGACCGAAACAACCACCTTTGCAACGTGGAAACTCGTCACGAACGTGCCAAGTCGCGCCAGGACCGTCCCTATCGGCACACCGATCTCGGGGGCCACGGCGACCGTGGTAGACGCGAACATGAACCCCCTTCCAGCCGGTGCTCCCGGCGAGTTGGTTGTCGGAGGGCTCGGCGTCGCCGCCGGGTATCGCAAGAACCCGCAGCTCACCAACGAACGCTTCGTGACCCTCGGAGGGCAACGGGTGTACCGAACCGGAGACCTCGTGCGCCGCAGGCCCGACGGCGACATAGAGTACCTTGGAAGGATCGATCGACAGGTCAAACTGCGCGGATTCCGAGTCGAGCCGGGCGAAATAGAAGCCCACCTCCGCAGTCACCCGGCCATCGAACAAGCCCACGTCGCGGTACGGTCGACTGGAGCCGACTCGCGACTCGTGGCCTACGTAGTCGGGAAGATCACGTCACAGACGGCCATAGACCATCTCGGTCCGCTACTACCAGGCTTCATGATCCCGTCGGCGGTCGTCATCGTCGACGCCTTGCCCTTGACGGCCAACGGCAAAGTGGATGAGGCAGCGCTCCCCTCGCCCACAGTTCCACAGCGGTCCTTCCAGCCGCCCCAGGGAGCCGCCCAGATAGGGATGGCCCGCCTGTGGGAGCAGACCCTCGAGGTCCAAGACATCGGAGCGGACTCCAACTTCTTCGACCTCGGCGGACACTCGCTCCTGGCCATCCGACTGACGGCAGCGATAGAGAAGCAGTACGGCAGACGCCTCCCCCTGTCGGTTTTGTTTGAAGCACCTACGCTGGCCGCGTTCACGGAACGCATCAGCGCGCAGGGGCCTCGGCCGGGCGGCCCCGTCATCACTATCAAGCATGGGACCGAAGGCAGTCCCATCGTCTGCATGCCCCCCGCCGGAGGCAATGTCATGACGTATGAACTGATGGCCCGCAGCCTCAAGACCGGTCGCCCGATCCTCGGGATTGAGGCCGTGGGCCTGGACGGAAGGTCCTCACCGCTCAAAACGATTGACGCGCTGGCCGTCCACTGCCACACAGCGATGAAGTCGGAAGGTAGCACCGGCCCCCACGTTCTCGTCGGATACTCCCTGGGGGGTCTGATCGCGTTCGAGGTCGCCAGGCGGCTCCGCTCCGAAGGAGAACCCGTGGACCTCGTCGTCCTGATCGATGCCCGATTCCGGCCCGGCGGGGCACGCCGGGCTAGCTCGGTGAGCAAGCGAATGTCGGGTCTTCTCCACGGAACGCTCGACCGAAGGCGGATTGGCAAGCAGCTGGCCCTTCACGCTCGCCGACTCGGCGGCCGCCTCCGTCATGGACCGAAAACCGTGATGGCGCGAGTCACCGGTCGCCCTCTCAGCCCTCGGCTGGTCGAGAGGCTGATGTTCCGTGCCGCGACTAGGGCGGCTTCGACCTACAAGCCGGGACCGTACGATGGACGAGTGCTCTTTATTCAGGCGGGCGACAATACCGATCCGTCGAAGGTCGCCGCCCTCACTCCCTGGCGGGAGGTAACCGGCTCGAATCTCGAAGTTGTCGGTGTTCCGGGAACCCATCGGGGCGAGCAATCATTGATGCGTGCCCCGCATGCACAGATGGTGGCTAAGCACATCCAGGCAGCACTCCGCGCTGAGCCTGCTCAGACGGCGGAGCTGCGATGA